Proteins found in one Longimicrobium sp. genomic segment:
- a CDS encoding cytochrome c3 family protein, protein MKRALSTLGLALLAIAAASCRGYSADEGDAPDQPIAFYHSVHAGQNNIPCAYCHYTADRSPDAGIPPVQLCVGCHVPGSSAPGAVASQASLAYPTAQRDTFWNRQASLLVDYWKRGQAIPWVRIHKIPEHAKFPHYMHVNAGLQCQTCHGQVQEMKKVWQVNSLRMGWCIECHRGETPLSAVEEASVRARSSFVRRVRELRAAGNDVRGVPATRPNQRASTDCVACHY, encoded by the coding sequence ATGAAGAGAGCCTTATCCACACTCGGCCTCGCGCTGCTCGCGATCGCCGCCGCGTCGTGCCGCGGATACTCGGCCGACGAGGGCGACGCCCCCGACCAGCCGATCGCCTTCTACCACAGCGTGCACGCGGGGCAGAACAACATCCCCTGCGCGTACTGCCACTACACCGCCGACCGCTCGCCGGACGCCGGCATTCCCCCCGTGCAGCTGTGCGTGGGGTGCCACGTGCCCGGCAGCAGCGCGCCCGGCGCGGTGGCCAGCCAGGCGTCGCTCGCCTACCCGACGGCGCAGCGCGACACCTTCTGGAACCGCCAGGCCAGCCTGCTGGTGGACTACTGGAAGCGCGGCCAGGCCATCCCCTGGGTGCGCATCCACAAGATCCCCGAGCACGCCAAGTTCCCGCACTACATGCACGTGAACGCCGGCCTCCAGTGCCAGACGTGCCACGGGCAGGTGCAGGAGATGAAGAAGGTGTGGCAGGTCAACTCGCTGCGCATGGGGTGGTGCATCGAGTGCCACCGCGGCGAGACGCCGCTCTCCGCCGTCGAGGAGGCCAGCGTGCGGGCGCGGTCGTCGTTCGTCCGCCGCGTGCGCGAGCTGCGCGCCGCGGGGAACGACGTGCGCGGCGTGCCCGCCACCCGCCCCAACCAGCGCGCCTCCACCGACTGCGTGGCGTGCCACTACTGA